CGCTACGGAGCGTGGGTAATGGTAGACGAGGCTCACGCGACCGGTCTCTACGACGGTGGCGGCATCGTTCAACGAGAGGGACTGTCCGACCGCGTCCACGTACAGATGGGCACGCTGTCGAAGGCGTTGGCTAGTCAAGGTGGATACGTGGCCGGGAGTACCGCGCTCGTCGAACAGTTAGCGAACGCCGCCCGGTCGTTCGTCTTTTCGACGGGTCTCACGCCGCCGGCAGTCGGTGCCGCACGAGAAGCACTCCGTATCGCACGCGAAGAAAAGCGTCACGAGCAGTTGTGGGATCGCGTGAGCCGACTACGGAGTGGATTAGAAGCACTCGGCTACGACGTGCTCGGGACGACGCAAATACTCCCCGTTGTAATCGGTGACCGGAGCGACGCAGTGGCACTCGCAGAGCGTCTTCGGGAGCGCGGCATCGTCGCTCCGGCGATACGGCCGCCGACCGTCCCAGAAGGGACGAGTCGCATCCGCGTCTCACCGATGGCCACGCACACGGAAGCTGACATCGACCGCTGTCTCGACGCCTTCGAGGCCGCCGGACAGGAGTTGGATCTACTATGACGGCGTTCGAGTTACCCGACGACGCGTTCGCCGTCGTCGGGACTGACACGGGTGTCGGGAAGACAGTGGTGACGGCCGGTCTCGTCGGTGCGTTACGAGAGGCGGGACACGACGCGTGTGCCATCAAGCCTGCCCAAACCGGCTATCCGCCGGACGACGACGCCGCGTTCGTCGCCGATATCTGTGGAACCGAAGCAGCGGCGACGTGTCTTCGTCGGCTCGAACCGGCGCTCGCCCCGGAAGTCGCGGCCGATGTCGCTGGCGTCGAGTTGGAGTACGAGTCGATCCGTGAGGAGACCGCCGAGCATCTTGCAGCACACGAGATCGGCGTACTAGAAGGAATCGGCGGACTCCGCGTTCCGTTGGCCGATGGGCGCGAGGTGATCGATCTCGTTTCCGACCTCGGAATTCCGGCCGTCGTCGTCGCACGGTCCGGGCTCGGTACGTTGAACCACACTGCGCTCTCGGTTTCGGCGCTTCGGAACCGGGGGATAGACGTCCCAGCAGTCGTGTTGAACGAGTACGAGGGCGAGTCGCTCGCCGCGCGTACGAACCCTGACGTACTCGCCGAGATGACCGACTGTCCAGTAGTCACGCTACCGCCGCTCTCTGTCGAGGACGGGTCGAGCGTCGTGGACGGCGTTCGCGCTCACGTACTTGCCGGAGATATCGACTGAAAGTATCAGGGATATCAACTGAAGGGGCGTCGAAACCGTTTCCTGACGCGTAATCATCGACAGTCGCTCCGGCGGATGCGTAAGACGACGCGGGGACAGTCAAGAATGAAAGGTGATATAAAGAAGATAATAAAATTTTGACTGGATGTTGCGTGCTGAGAGAGACCTGCCGACCTTCGAGGGCGGGTCGCTGATTCCCGTTACAACGTATCTCTTACTCATTACCGTCCTCTCCGGATTCGCGGTAGTATTCTCGGACGGCGCATCACCCATCGCCGGGATGGGTTGGGGCATCTTCCTCGTCATCCTAGCCATCGGCGCGTTTACCGTTGAGGGAGTTTCACCGCGCTCGATTTTGTCACCAGTTCGCTCACTTCTTTCCGCGTTGTTGGTTGTGACCGTGTTTTGGGTGCTATACAATCTCGTTGCGTATGGGTTCGCCCTCGACGGCGTCAGCGGATTCGAGGTGTCCGGATCGAAAGTCGCTGCACACCCGCTCATGTATCTCGCCGCCTTCGTCAGTTCGGTGCTGTTCACCGCGATTCCGGAAGAACTCGTGTTTCGCGGGTACCTCCAGTCGAAGTTCGTCTCGCTGGCCGGCGGTAAAACAGGCAAAGCGGTCGCAGTTGGTGTCGGGATCACAGCGATCCTATTCGCACTGTTTCACCTCCCGCGATGGTTCCTCATGTCCGGTCACGGGGTCGGTGCCGCGCTGGCGACGCGACTCCTCGGTCTGACGCTCATGGGACTCGCCTACGGTCTCGTGTACGCGCTAACCCGGAACCTGTGGCTGGTCGCATTGTTCCACGCGACGATGAACCAACCACCCTTCTTAGTCGGCGTCCACATCCCGGACGGCTTCCACTTGCTCGTCGGTGTCGTTGAGTTCGCCGCCATCGTCACAGTCGTATTTGTGGCCACGCGTTTAACTGGATCCGACGGACTCGCGCTCACGTCGGCGTAGCGGTTGTGGTCGCTAGCGATAGATTTCGGTGGCCACACCGACAGTGAATATTGACAGTGGCTCGAAGCGGTCCTCACGATCAGGCTTTTTGACTCATTGGCTGCTAGCGCAGGCCACGAGACACCGAGGCTGCCAGTTTCTGGCTTCACATGCGATTTCGTTGGGCGGAGCAGTACCGATGAGGGGACAGCGCGGACCCCTCTAAATCCACTTGTCTTTATCGGAGTAAAACAAAGTATTGTGCTGGTGGTCGGAATCAGCCGAATTTAGACAGTAGAGACGCCAAATTCGACGTTCCATATTTTATAAAGTTCATAGTGCTATATCAAATTTGTTGGCTTGGAAGTTCCCACAGATTCTGCGTTTGGATTTCTACAAACCAACAACTCAACAACATTTCTCCCCGATGTTGAGCTAATCAGAACTTTAGGAGGAGCGGCACAACCTTGGAGGATGGATTTGATATGCGACTTATTTACAGCGTTGGAGAGAAAATCAGCCGATCAGTAGGTATGCAGACTGATCAGCTTCTTCTCTACTGTAGCGTGATATGAGGGATGTTAATCAAATAACAAATATACGATGACCACTGATCAGTTAGTTAGTGGATATATGAGAAAAACGTTCGAGATATCGGGTACCTCGCTCGCTCACCTCCTCTACGCGGCTACGCTGGGCTGTCTCGTACTGCTTACAATGGTGTGGGCGGTCGATAGTTTCGCCCGCGTTCCATTGGCCATCCTTTTTGCGTCTTTGGCAATCGCAATGATCGTGGGCCTGTGGCGGGCGAAGACCGGCAGAGACGGTGAGCATCTCGGTACGGCTGGGGACATCGTGTACGATCCGCTCGCCCCCGGACAAATGGCCAAAGAGAGATGGTTAAAGTCGGTCCGTCGCCTTTCCGGTATGGAGGACGAGGAGGATGAGGAGGATTGATCACTCGGTTACCTGTACTGATAGCATAATCGTCCCGAGACACGGGAAAGGGCACTGTCTAGTTAACCTCCTCGACCGGTGTTCGTCCATTGAGCGCTTGATGCGGTCGTTGAAAGTTATAGTAATGAACGAACAGCGCAAGCCACTGGCGAACGCTCAGCCGACTGCCTACCCATGAATTGTGAAAGCGGTCAACTCGCATTTTGAGGGTCCGAAACGCTGTCGGCCAGCCGATGAACCAACTGGAAGATCGCCTGAAACGAGCGATCTACGCCAATCAAGCGGAGTATCGCTTCTGTTTCCCTGAGCGAGAGACCGGCAGTGTGGAGGCGGACGGCGAACGCCCTGACGGGCGTCCCCAGAAATCTTCGATTTTTGGTGTGCGAACGAGACGCTTTGCGTCTCGTCAACGTTCGAAAGACGAAAGCGTCTTTCGAGCCCACAAACTCGCGTCGCGAGTTTGGGACGTCACCGTCCGCTCCCGCTGCCAACATTCAAGCGTAGCCGTGTCTAAACTCTGCTTGAGCAGGTTTGAGAGTGGCATGAAACACTAGCTCTTCGACCTGCTCGCACCTTAACTAGACAGTGCCGGTTGCTCGTATATATCGGATATATAACCATATAGAGATATTATAGTAGTAGGCGTGCTATTTTAATATTAAATACCATCCAAGTGCAGTGGTACAACTAGAAAATGAATATAGGAACACACAACAATCTACATATACCATTTTTCAACTGTATATTACCACAATATCGTAGCAGATCGTACATTTTAGAAATAGAAGATTGCAGCAGATTTCAAACTCTATAGAATTGGATAAAAGGCACACATCATAGTCCATCCTCCGAGGTTGTGGTGATCCGTATGTTGATCCGTTCGGTGAAGACGTGACAGGTGGTTCCCGCGAAGACGTTGATCGAGACTATGAGTTCTTTACTAAGGGGTAACTGCTTAAGTGACTTTATTTCAAGAGCTTATTTCTTGAGACCACTAATCACTACGGCTGCAAGCTGCAGGGAAAGAAATATTGTGATATAGATAGAATTTCTACAATATGGAGACAGGTAATCCGCGCTCAAGAAAGGGACTCCACTTTATTTTCGTCTTCGTAGTTCTTGTATTTCTGCTGCTAGCCACTAGAGGCGTTATGGGGGGAGTATATGAATATATTTCTAATATAAGCTGGGTGGCTGGCATCTTATTTCTCATACTTGCAAGTATAATCCCTATTTGGCTTGTTCTCCGATACGCTGATAATGAAATGAAGGATAGCTAGTGAACTCATCCCCAGAATATGAAGACGCACAACCTCGGAAGATGGGGCTATTTTCGCGTGTTTTCGGGACTTATCGTGGTTCGGCGGATCACATCGGAACTGTATCAACGATCTCTCGGTGAGGTATCATCGAATACGTGAAATCAGCCTAAAATTCGACCACACAAAAAGTGTCGCCACTCACGGTGGGCGGCCCGAATCGGCATTAAGCGTTAATCCAGCGGGATCAGTGCTGAGCAGACCAACTCGACGCACTCACAAATTATATGTAATTTCCACCGGGTTTTTATTTATAGAATGTAGTAATAAAATTTAGAGACGGAGTGTGGTTCAGACGATTGGTGTTCTTTCTATCCCAGTTCTTGCTGGATGTTTATCTAACAATTCCAGAAGTCTAAGAATCTTAATGATAAAACCATTCTGAGAGAGTAATCCAGTCCAATTAACCAGTACATTTGGCGCTCGGAGAGAGGGGTGTCATATAATCCGACATTTAACTCAGGAGGCAAAATGACGATGCAGAGGACTTCTGGCCCCCGAATACGACAATGAGTTCAGGCGTAGAACTGAATAACGAAATCGTGCTACCAAATTGCATCGCGTGCGAGCCCTGCTCAACGTAGACAGAGGCTGATTCAACGGCGACCTCTTGCCCATTTTCGTCCATCGTCTCGATGACCTCGCGTTCGGAACTATGAACCCGCTTCGGGATGAGATAGTTCACATCAAGGGTCGAACGCGTCTGAAACACGACTTTCGAGTCAAACTCTCGGTCGCACAGCACCCTCCCGATGGGCACGCGCTCACGAGCGCGTTGAAGCTGAAGCCTGAGATCGGTGAGTACAGTACAGCAATCTGTTCCTTCACGGGGGTGCTTGCGGAGTTCAAGCGCTGTGACAAATACGTCGGTCAATCGGCGGCCACATTGTTCCATCAGTTCGCCTTATTTATACACAATCAACAGTGCTGAGGGCTCTTCCTTTGCATATCTCTCAGATTGGATGTGAAACCTACTCTCTGAGGAAACGTTTCGGCCTACCAAAACCGGAAGCACTATTAACCTTTAGGCTGGCCTAAATCGTATGACAGGAGATTCCAGTCAACACGAGGCACTGACGCGCAGAGACTACATGAAGTACGGCGGGGCAGTCGTCGGCGGGGGACTACTCGCTGGCTGTTCAAGTCAGTCAAGCACTGAATCGGCACCAACCGATACAAGCGGGGCCGAACCAACCGCGAGTGCAACTGGCACCCCCGCCGAGTCGTACGAAGCCTGCATCGAGCCCGTGGGGTGTCAGACCTTCGAGGAAGTCCCAGAGACGTACATGGTCAACAACGGTGAGTGGGCGGACATGGCCTTCGCACTGGGTCAACGCGACGGGTTCCT
This genomic stretch from Halogeometricum borinquense DSM 11551 harbors:
- a CDS encoding CPBP family glutamic-type intramembrane protease; protein product: MLRAERDLPTFEGGSLIPVTTYLLLITVLSGFAVVFSDGASPIAGMGWGIFLVILAIGAFTVEGVSPRSILSPVRSLLSALLVVTVFWVLYNLVAYGFALDGVSGFEVSGSKVAAHPLMYLAAFVSSVLFTAIPEELVFRGYLQSKFVSLAGGKTGKAVAVGVGITAILFALFHLPRWFLMSGHGVGAALATRLLGLTLMGLAYGLVYALTRNLWLVALFHATMNQPPFLVGVHIPDGFHLLVGVVEFAAIVTVVFVATRLTGSDGLALTSA
- the bioD gene encoding dethiobiotin synthase, translating into MTAFELPDDAFAVVGTDTGVGKTVVTAGLVGALREAGHDACAIKPAQTGYPPDDDAAFVADICGTEAAATCLRRLEPALAPEVAADVAGVELEYESIREETAEHLAAHEIGVLEGIGGLRVPLADGREVIDLVSDLGIPAVVVARSGLGTLNHTALSVSALRNRGIDVPAVVLNEYEGESLAARTNPDVLAEMTDCPVVTLPPLSVEDGSSVVDGVRAHVLAGDID